The genomic stretch TTAATTGAGTGTGTAAAAACTGTAAAAACTGATCATCTAAGTTTTTAAAATTACACCCTATATCCTACACCCTACTCTCTGTCTTTACCAAAATACTTTTTAAAAAATTTCTAATGGCACATATTAGGTTATAATTAATCGATATGTCAAATTATCTATGTGTAAAAGTTGTTATTTGGAGGTTTAATTGGAATCCGCCGTTCAAACAAAAATTGATTCTCGGTTCGTATTAAAAGTGGTTTGGTTAGATAAAGATGTCGCCTTAGCCGTTGATTATGTTATCAGTAAAGGTACTAGCCCTTTAACCCCTTATTATTTTTGGCCTCGTAGCGATGCTTGGCAAGAATTGAAAGATGAGTTAGACAAGAAAAACTGGATTACTGATCATGAAAAAATTGAATTACTTAACCAAGCTACAGAAGTGATTAATTTCTGGCAAGAAAAAGGTAGAGTAACGAGTATGCTTCAAGCTCAACAAAAATTCCCTTCAGTAGTCTTCTCTGGTACAAATTAACTTAATCACCATAAGGAATGAGGAATGAGGACTAGAAATAACAATTATTTGTTAAGGTATCCTGTATCCTGTATCCTATATTTGACTTTTTGTGTCAACATTAGTTAATATGATTGTGTTCGGCTAAAATTCTTTCTACTTTTGCTTCTTCTAACTTAGCAATAATTCTGCTAGATTCATGAATATCTCTCTGGGTTTTTGTTAAACTAACCGTTGAGCCTACAGAAAAAATTAATCCCATCCCCATATACCCTTTAATCCATACATCTACAGGTAAATAAATTATACCGATCGAAGTAGCTCCAATAGAAATAATAAAAGATAACCAAGTTTGAATCACCCATGCACTGCTGTGAGTTTGATTAAAATTTTCTTTACCCATGATTTTATCTCCATTTTAATTTACTACGATCATAATATTTTGTTTTCTCGATCGGGCTTATCTTTGAGACACTTTTTTAACTGGCTTACTTTGTTTCCTATCTTAGTCTTATAAATTTCTGATATTTTCTAGTCAATAATTAAAGCAATTTTACCAGTTACTGAACCTTGCTCGATGGTTTTGTGTGCCAAAGAGGCTTCTTTTAAAGGAAAAGTTTGCTCCACATGAATACTTAACTTACCTTCATCAAACCATACTCCACACTGGGTTAAGATTTGAGCTTGATGTTTTAAAGCGTCCGATAAATTCATTAAAGCAGGAGTTAACATCAACTCTAAACTAATTCTTAGATTACGACTACGGGCTAATTTTAAGCTATCAATGTTACTATCTGGTTCAAGAATTGTCACCACATCTCCATAAACTTTGACGGCTTTACAAGTGTCAAAAAAAGTTTTACCCCCCACGGTATCAAAACCCACATCAACCCCTTTCCCTTTTGTCCAATCAAGGACACTTTCGATAAAATACTGTTGTTGATATAAAATCGGCAAATCTGCTCCTAATTTTCGCACTAACCGCTCTTTATCAGGATTACTGACTGTCGTTGCCACTTTTGCACCCTTTATCTTTGCTAATTGTATCGCAACATGACCGACACCACCAGCACCACCATGAATTAAAACAGTGTCATGGTTATCTAAGTTTACTCGATCAAATAAAGATTCCCAAGCAGTAATTAACACCAATGGAGCACAAGCCGCTTCCGCAAAAGACAAAGATTTCGGTTTCAACGCCACATAATTTTCATCTACAACAGCATACTCAGCATAATTTCCCGTGTCAGGCTTACCTAATCCACCTGCACAAAAATAAACCTCATCTCCTATCTTAAATTTTGTTACTTCGTCTCCAACGGCTTCAATAATACCTGCACCATCACAACCTAGAATAGCAGAGGAATATTCTGGATAAAAAGTACCTCGACTGCGAATTTTTGTGTCAATGGGATTAACCCCGGCGGCTTTGAGTTTAACTAATACTTCAGTAGATTTTTTAATAGAAGGAATGGCAACATCTTGTAAAGTAAGAACATCAACATCTCCTGCACAAGTCATAACAATCGCTTTCATCATAATCAACAAGTAGTAAAAAATAAATTTTTAGTTTTATAATGAGATTTTAAAGTAGAAATAAAATACTTGATAGATAAAATTTAGAAAATCTATTTTAAAACAGTTTAATTAAATTTTATTTTCTATAGTAATCTCAAATAGGATATTAATAATCAATTATTAGAAAAAAGTATTATAGCGTTTTTTATGGTTACTAGGTACAAAAATAAAATTAAAGTCGGCTTTATTAAACGATTTAAGCGTACCTCATTAGTCTGGAAATTGCTATAAAAATTTTTTAAAGCTAATATCTTTTTACTAAATTAATTTAAGAATGTTATATTGTGTTATTGGATAAAGAAGGTCAAAAATTAACTAATGGAGGAAAAATGATTATTAATAATAATACTAATAACTGCAATAAATTAGTTATAAATTTTTTTAGTTTAAAACCATTGTTATAAACTTTTTATTAATTACAGTTATGTTTGAGGAAAAAAAACGTTTAAGAAAAAAATATCTTCAAAAACGGTTACAACTTCCCCTTCAAGAATATCGATCGAAAAGTAATCAAATTTGTCAGAATATATTAAATACTTCTATTTTTCGTGAAGCAAAAGTCGTTTTAAGTTATTTTAGCTTTAAACAAGAACCAGATTTAACCCTTTTACATCAAAGAAATAAAGTTATTTGGGGTTTACCTCGTTGTGAGGGCAAAAGTTTAATTTGGCATCAATGGCAATGGGGAGATAATCTACAAACAGGGGCTTATAATATTCCTGAACCCTTGTTTAATTCTCCTCTTATTGATACAGATACCGTTGATTTAATCTTAATACCCGCCGTGACGATCGATCGAAGAGGTTATCGTTTAGGTTATGGTGGGGGATATTACGATCGAATGTTAGACTCTCTTTTGTGGCAAAAAATCCCAACCATAGGCATTGTTTTTGACTTTGCCTATGTAGATCATCTCCCAGTAGAATTATGGGATAAGCCTTTAAAGGCCGTGTGTACAGAATTTGGAATATTTTTTCAAGGATAAAATACATAAGAATATTCCTCATTCCCCATTCCTTAGTTTGCTAAGTTTTCTTCCACAACCTTGACTAAATAATCTGTCCAATGATTGACTAAATCATGATTTTGTGCTTCTACCATTACCCGAATTAAAGGTTCTGTACCCGAAGCCCTTACTAACACTCTACCTTCATTTCCCATGGCTGTTTCTGCTTCGGCGATCGCTTGTTGTAAAGCATCACAATTTTGCCAATTTAAGCGTTTTTCTCTGTTTTCTACCCTTACATTCTTTAATACTTGAGGATACTGAGTAAAGCTATCATTTACTAAAGAGACTAAACAATCCCCTTGTTGACGTACTAAAGCAGTTAATTGTAAAGCTGTTTGTAAACCATCTCCTGAAAAATGATGATGATGACAGAGAATATGTCCGGATTGTTCACCCCCTAACATTGCACCAGTTTCCCACATGGCTGCCTGAACATATTGATCTCCCACCGCCGTACGCATCAATTTACCGCCTAGTTTTTGCCATGCTAGTTCAAAACCTAAGTTAGCCATAACCGTACTTACTAATAAATTATCGGGTAACTGGTTTTTCTCCTTTAAATACTTTCCCCATAAATACAGAATGTAGTCACCGCAAATAACACGCCCTTGAGCATCCACCGCCATAACTCGATCGGCATCTCCATCAAAAGCGAATCCCATGTCTGCTCCATAGTCTTGTACTGCTTTTTGTAACTTTCCTAAGTGAGTTGAACCACAATTAACATTAATTCGATCACCATCAGCATTACAATGAAGAGAAATAACTTCAGCACCTAAAGCCTGAAAAACGGATGGAGCGAGTTCAACAGAAGCACCCCAAGCCAAATCTAAGACAATACGCATTCCTGTAAAATCTAAGTCTGAAGGTAAAGAAGTTTTTAAGAAGTGAGTGTAATTTTGTACTAAATGATGGGGTTGGAGAGTTTTACCACATTTGCCCCCCGTTACATTCATCTCTCCATCAATATTTTTTCGCAGAGTATTTTCGATCGCACTTGTTAATAATTTATCTAATTTAGTACCCTCAGAACCAAAAAACTTAATCCCATTATCTTCCGGAGGATTATGACTAGCGGAAATCATAATACCACCAATCGCTTCGGTTGTTTTGGTTAAATAAGCAACACAAGGAGTTGGACATAAACCGATATTCCACACTTCCAACCCTAGAGAAGTTAAACCAGATGCGATCGCCATAGATAACATATCGCTAGAATTGCGAGAATCCTGTCCAATAATAATCACACCTTCAGACGCTTTAAATTCTTGCCAAACACTACCGGCCGCCAACCCTACCTCTAAAGCTAAATTAGGAGTTAATAAATCCCCTACTTTGCCTCGAATGCCATCCGTACCAAATAACTTTTCAGGTAATCGATCACTAGGTTTTGAGACACTATAATCTAACGAGTTTTTACTAAAAGAAAGTACCATATTTAATTCCTCACACAATAGTATTTTATATAATTAGGGGCTTAAAATTAACGAAAATGTCCTTAACACCCCCAATAATTTTATATTTAAGTGGGATTATAGCTTAAAAAATTAATATCCATCTATTTTTCTCTCATTTCTATGATTATTACCAAGGTGCATAAATAAAGGCAATGTTTTAAATTTTCATAGCTATTGAAAATTAACGATTTTTGACTTAGAACTCTATAGTCTTAATTCTGCTCTATAGAACCCATTTGGTATAAGGTGATTTCTAATAATAAATATACCTGCTAAATCCCCCTAGCCCCCAAAACACAAAGAGGAAATTATAAAGAAGATGGGTAAATTCTTTCTTGGAAATGGCCTAATGTTATGAGAAAATGCTTGTAACTTTTATCATAGTTTACTCCAGTAGTCTAACAGATCAAGAATAGGAGTAAGGAGAAATAGTTATAAATCAACAACTCAATCTTCGTCTTAATAATAATTAAAACCAATCATCATCATCTTCCCAACCATTTTCATAAGGAATATCTCGCTTTTTCCCCACGTTGTAACGTTTATTGCCACGACTAACAGTTCGATCGTCTTCTGGAGGATAATCGTCATAACGGCGAGGTTGAGAACGAGATGAAGTAGGTTGAGAACTTTTGGGATTGCGAGGAGAAGATAAGCCTCCACTACCATAACCATAATTATTAGGATTATCATAATCTCGGTAATCTCTACCATCTCGGCTAGGATTTACCCTTGCACCATATAAAGTTGTATCAGGATTGCGATATACCGCACCTCTATCTCTAGGATTATAGTCATCTTCGTCATCACCGATGAAAGTCTTTTTAATAGACTCGAAAAATCCTTCTTCTTGATCATCATATTGTAGTCTAATTTCTCTGTTTAACTCATAGAGAACATCCTGCAAATCTGCTTGGCTTCTATCTAAACGTCGATCGTCATCTTTTTCTAAACTGTCGAGAATCTCACTACAAAGATTTTCTATATCACGGCGATAGGGATTAGTAAATTGACTGCCAAAATCGAGGGTAACTTCCCTTAAACGTCTTTGCGCCTGATCCGTCAAAGCTTTTGCTCGATTACGTTTTTCTACTCTATCTCGTCTTTCTCTATCTTCCCTCGAAAATTCTTCAGCTTCCTTCATCATACGATCGACTTCTAATTGTGATAAAGTAGAAGCACCTTGTACAATAATCCTTTGTTCTCTCCCTGTCGTTTTATCTCTTGCAATCACCTGTAAAATACCATTAGCATCAATGTCAAAAGATACTTGAATTTGTGGTACCCCACGAGGAGCCGGAGGAATACCCGTTAATTTGAAACGCCCTAAAGACTTATTATCTTCTGCCATTTCTCGCTCCCCTTGAACTACATGAATTTCAACGGAAGTTTGATTATTCTCTGACGTTGAAAATATATCTGATCTTCTCACGGGAATTGTCGTATTACGGGGTAAAAGTTTTTTAGTCACACCTCCGATCGTTTCTACACCGATAGATAAAGGGGTCACATCAAGGAGTAGAATATCTTTGACCTCACCGCCTAAAATTCCAGCTTGAACAGCTGCCCCTACGGCTACAACCTCATCAGGATTAACATTTTGATTAGGCTCAATATCGATAAAACTACGCACCAACTCTTGTACTAAAGGGATACGGGTTGAGCCACCGACTAAGACAACCTCATCAATCTGTACAGGGCTTAAACCAGCATCTTTTAAAGCCCGTTGAATCGGACGACGCAACCTCGATACCAAATCACCGCATAATTCCTCAAATTTCGCACGACTAAGGCTTGTTTCGATATGTTTAGGCCCTTCTTCCGTTGCCGTGATAAAGGGTAAGTTAATCTCCGTATTGCTAACTCCTGATAACTCTATTTTGGCTTTTTCAGCCGCTTCTGTTAGTCTTTGTAAGGATTGTCTATCCCGTCTTAAATCGACTCCTTCAGTTTCCAAAAACCCTTGGGCAAGATAATCCACAATTCTTCGATCGAAATCATTCCCCCCTAACTGAGTATCACCGCTAGTGGCCCTAACTTCCAAAACTCCGTCACCCACCTCAAGAATAGAAACATCAAAAGTGCCTCCTCCTAAATCAAATACTAAAATTTTTTCACTGCGTCTTTTTTCTAAACCATAAGCTAAGGAGGCCGCCGTCGGCTCATTAACAATTCTTAACACTTCTAAACCAGCTATTTTTCCAGCGTCTTTCGTGGCTTGACGTTGGGCATCATTAAAATAAGCCGGTACAGTTATAACTGCCCCAGTGACTTCTTCTCCTAAATATCTTTCTGCTTCTTCCGCTAACTTGCGTAAAATCATTGCGGAAATTTCTTCTGGACTAAATTCTTTTTTAAGACGAGGACAACGGATTTTAATATTATCGATCTCATCTCGACGAATAGTATAGGGGACACGTTTCGACTCATCATTTAATTCTGTATATTTACGTCCCATAAAACGCTTAATACCATAGTAGGTGTTTTGCGGATTTAACACCCCTTGTCGTCGAGCCATTTGTCCAATAACTAATTCACCATCTTTATTAAAACCTACCACCGAAGGAGTGGTGCGACTACCTTCTGAATTAGGAATAACGAGAGGTTTTCCCCCTTCCATCACTGCCACCACTGAGTTTGTTGTACCTAAATCTATTCCAACGACTCTACCCATTGTTGCTAATTTCTCCAGTTTGTTCTCGTTATTTACCCTCGATCGTACAGCACCATGCTTCCTATAATCAAGGTTTTTATACTTTACTATAATTATTTAGTTTATCAAAAAAATCAAGAACAGAATTGAGAAGGTCAAATAGAAAGAAAACTTAAATAGAGTCTGCTGAAAAAGTTTTTTGGTGGGGAGGAGGCGTTAGGTATTAGGTGTTAGGTATCAGGTTAAATACTTATAAATCAAGGTGTTTAGCCTAATTCTTAGCTTTACAATGTATTTAGTAATACACTATAGTTTTGATAAAAATCCTCTCTCCTGTCTTCCTATCTCCCTGTCTAACCATCTTCTGAGTCGATTTACTGAGATAAAGTACGACGTTTAAATACCATTTCATAGGCTTCGATACGATCGTTTTCTTGCCAATCAGAAAATTTATTGACAGCAATACCGCACTCAAAACCAGCAGCGACTTCTTTTACGTCATCCTTAACTCGGCGGAGAGAATCTAAGTTACCGTTATAAATAACTTGTCCATTGCGTAAAACTCGAATAAAGCGATTTCTGAGTACTTTACCTGATTGAACATAACAACCGGCAACAGCACCTTTACCCACAGAGAATACAGCCCTTACTTGAGCTACTCCTAGACTTTCCTCTATCTCTTCAGGATCGAGTAATCCTTCCATTGCTCCTTCAATTTCATCAAGTAATTTATAGATAACGTTGTATTCCCGAATGTCAACTCCTTCTTGTTCAGCCGATTGTCGGGCATTGGGAGCTAAAGTGGTATTGAACCCAATAACAACAGCGCCACTAGCGGCCGCTAAATCAACGTCAGTTTCGGTAACTTCTCCAGCACCCGATAACAAGACTCTGATTTGAACTTCTTTTTGGGGTAATTGTTTCAAAGAGCCTAAAATAGCTTCTACAGAACCTTGTACATCTGCTTTGATGATTAAGTTGAGTTCTTTTAATTCTCCTTGTTGAGCTTGAGCGGACAGACTACTGAGGGTTACACGACGAGAAGATAACGCTTGTTGTAAACGAGTATCTCTGAGGGCTTCTGCACGACTTTCAGCGATCGCTTTCGCTTCTTTTTCATTTTTGTAAACATCAAATTCATCCCCAGCGGCCGGAACTTCATTTAAGCCTAATACTTCTACCGCAAAAGAAGGAGTCGCCGCTTCTACTTTATCGCCTCGATCGTCAATCATTGCCCGTATTTTACCAGAAACTGAACCAGCTACAATTATGTCACCCACTCTCAAAGTTCCATTTTGAACTAAAAGGGTGGCAACAGGACCTCTAGCTCGATCGAGGTGAGCTTCAATGACAGTACCTTTTGCTGAACGATCGGGATTAGCGGAAAGTTCTTCCATTTCTGACACTAAAACAATCATTTCTAAGAGGGTATCTAAGTTATGACCATTTAAGGCACTGACAGGAACCATTACAGTATCACCACCCCAATCTTCAGGAACTAATTCTAAGTCCACTAATTCTTGCTTAACTCGATCGGGATTAGCATCAGGTTTATCGATTTTGTTAATAGCTACGACGATAGGAACTTTAGCCGCTCTTGCGTGACTGATAGCTTCTTTTGTTTGAGGTCTTACGCCATCATCGGCTGCTACCACTAATACCGCAATATCTGTTACTTTTGCCCCCCTTGCTCTCATCGCAGTAAAGGCTTCGTGACCGGGAGTATCCAAGAAAACAATTTGTTGAGTTTTGCCTTCATGTTCCACATCCACATGATAAGCACCAATATGCTGAGTAATTCCTCCGGCTTCTCCTTGTACAACTTTAGTATTTCTGATGGAGTCCAAAAGGGTAGTTTTACCATGATCCACGTGACCCATAATGGTAACAACGGGAGGACGATTTTGAAGACTATCGAGATCCGTTTCTGCGATCATCTCTGTTTTGGCCGCACTTGCTTTTTCTTCTTCAGTGATAACTTCTACTCCTAGATCTGAAGCCACTATTTTAGCGATTTCCATATCCAAAGTTTCTGTGATATTAACAGCAATACTCTTAAAGAACAAGAGTTTGATAATTTCTGTATCAGGAGTATTAAGCAAATCTGCTAATTCTCTTAAAGTGGGACTTTGTTTTAGAACGATAAATTCGGGAAGTTTGTCTTTCTCTGCTTTTAATTTTTTATCAACTTTAAGTTCAGTTTTGTCAAATTTTGGTTTTTGCTTACGAGGTGCACGGGTTTTTTCTGGTGGCTTAGGTTGTTGACTAACTTCTTTCTGAGGTCTCGCTAAAGCTAAATTTAATACTTCGTTTTCACCATCTTCACCGTCTAAATAATCGATTAAATCGTCGTCATCTTCATCAATGAGTAATGAGCGACGTTTCTTAGCTGTTTTTTTCGCTTCTTTACCACTCTCATCATCATCATCCCATACAGCAGTTTCCCCTTTCTCCAGAGGTTTTTTCAATTTCTGCTTAATTCTCTTGGGTTTTTCTAATAATATTGGTTCTCCTTCAAAATCATCATCAGGAGATGCCAAAGCGGTTTCTTCCATATCCTCATCTAAGTCCAAGTCTGGCTCTTCGATCACCGTAGGTCGTTGAGGAGGTCTGTGTAGTTTTGGTTTAGGAGCGGCTTTAAAATTCTCTCTTTCTGGGGTTTCTTCTTTTCCTAATAATTGTCGTGGAGATTTAGGGGAATTTTCTCGATCGAGAGTCAATATTTCTGAAGTCTCA from Geminocystis sp. NIES-3709 encodes the following:
- a CDS encoding 30S ribosomal protein PSRP-3, giving the protein MESAVQTKIDSRFVLKVVWLDKDVALAVDYVISKGTSPLTPYYFWPRSDAWQELKDELDKKNWITDHEKIELLNQATEVINFWQEKGRVTSMLQAQQKFPSVVFSGTN
- a CDS encoding YiaA/YiaB family inner membrane protein, producing the protein MGKENFNQTHSSAWVIQTWLSFIISIGATSIGIIYLPVDVWIKGYMGMGLIFSVGSTVSLTKTQRDIHESSRIIAKLEEAKVERILAEHNHIN
- a CDS encoding zinc-dependent alcohol dehydrogenase family protein, producing the protein MKAIVMTCAGDVDVLTLQDVAIPSIKKSTEVLVKLKAAGVNPIDTKIRSRGTFYPEYSSAILGCDGAGIIEAVGDEVTKFKIGDEVYFCAGGLGKPDTGNYAEYAVVDENYVALKPKSLSFAEAACAPLVLITAWESLFDRVNLDNHDTVLIHGGAGGVGHVAIQLAKIKGAKVATTVSNPDKERLVRKLGADLPILYQQQYFIESVLDWTKGKGVDVGFDTVGGKTFFDTCKAVKVYGDVVTILEPDSNIDSLKLARSRNLRISLELMLTPALMNLSDALKHQAQILTQCGVWFDEGKLSIHVEQTFPLKEASLAHKTIEQGSVTGKIALIID
- a CDS encoding 5-formyltetrahydrofolate cyclo-ligase, coding for MFEEKKRLRKKYLQKRLQLPLQEYRSKSNQICQNILNTSIFREAKVVLSYFSFKQEPDLTLLHQRNKVIWGLPRCEGKSLIWHQWQWGDNLQTGAYNIPEPLFNSPLIDTDTVDLILIPAVTIDRRGYRLGYGGGYYDRMLDSLLWQKIPTIGIVFDFAYVDHLPVELWDKPLKAVCTEFGIFFQG
- the glmM gene encoding phosphoglucosamine mutase, whose translation is MVLSFSKNSLDYSVSKPSDRLPEKLFGTDGIRGKVGDLLTPNLALEVGLAAGSVWQEFKASEGVIIIGQDSRNSSDMLSMAIASGLTSLGLEVWNIGLCPTPCVAYLTKTTEAIGGIMISASHNPPEDNGIKFFGSEGTKLDKLLTSAIENTLRKNIDGEMNVTGGKCGKTLQPHHLVQNYTHFLKTSLPSDLDFTGMRIVLDLAWGASVELAPSVFQALGAEVISLHCNADGDRINVNCGSTHLGKLQKAVQDYGADMGFAFDGDADRVMAVDAQGRVICGDYILYLWGKYLKEKNQLPDNLLVSTVMANLGFELAWQKLGGKLMRTAVGDQYVQAAMWETGAMLGGEQSGHILCHHHHFSGDGLQTALQLTALVRQQGDCLVSLVNDSFTQYPQVLKNVRVENREKRLNWQNCDALQQAIAEAETAMGNEGRVLVRASGTEPLIRVMVEAQNHDLVNHWTDYLVKVVEENLAN
- the dnaK gene encoding molecular chaperone DnaK; protein product: MGRVVGIDLGTTNSVVAVMEGGKPLVIPNSEGSRTTPSVVGFNKDGELVIGQMARRQGVLNPQNTYYGIKRFMGRKYTELNDESKRVPYTIRRDEIDNIKIRCPRLKKEFSPEEISAMILRKLAEEAERYLGEEVTGAVITVPAYFNDAQRQATKDAGKIAGLEVLRIVNEPTAASLAYGLEKRRSEKILVFDLGGGTFDVSILEVGDGVLEVRATSGDTQLGGNDFDRRIVDYLAQGFLETEGVDLRRDRQSLQRLTEAAEKAKIELSGVSNTEINLPFITATEEGPKHIETSLSRAKFEELCGDLVSRLRRPIQRALKDAGLSPVQIDEVVLVGGSTRIPLVQELVRSFIDIEPNQNVNPDEVVAVGAAVQAGILGGEVKDILLLDVTPLSIGVETIGGVTKKLLPRNTTIPVRRSDIFSTSENNQTSVEIHVVQGEREMAEDNKSLGRFKLTGIPPAPRGVPQIQVSFDIDANGILQVIARDKTTGREQRIIVQGASTLSQLEVDRMMKEAEEFSREDRERRDRVEKRNRAKALTDQAQRRLREVTLDFGSQFTNPYRRDIENLCSEILDSLEKDDDRRLDRSQADLQDVLYELNREIRLQYDDQEEGFFESIKKTFIGDDEDDYNPRDRGAVYRNPDTTLYGARVNPSRDGRDYRDYDNPNNYGYGSGGLSSPRNPKSSQPTSSRSQPRRYDDYPPEDDRTVSRGNKRYNVGKKRDIPYENGWEDDDDWF
- the infB gene encoding translation initiation factor IF-2 — translated: MKNGKIRIYDLSKELELDNKDVLDICSRLSIDVKNHSSTITETQAENIKKAAKNYPMTSANNQVKKTTTINHKDQKNPASLELKTKNKKQEILAVYTNHPSSPEGSSKDTPMLLTPPRPQMSSSEGNNSNNNHSPVPSTEAKTTKVIQPKPLVTASKPTIKSPPKIDSAKVHKQESEESISNKEEKTSTVVNISSNEEDKKPRPKIAGKTNPPRRGNKNNQRRKDSETSEILTLDRENSPKSPRQLLGKEETPERENFKAAPKPKLHRPPQRPTVIEEPDLDLDEDMEETALASPDDDFEGEPILLEKPKRIKQKLKKPLEKGETAVWDDDDESGKEAKKTAKKRRSLLIDEDDDDLIDYLDGEDGENEVLNLALARPQKEVSQQPKPPEKTRAPRKQKPKFDKTELKVDKKLKAEKDKLPEFIVLKQSPTLRELADLLNTPDTEIIKLLFFKSIAVNITETLDMEIAKIVASDLGVEVITEEEKASAAKTEMIAETDLDSLQNRPPVVTIMGHVDHGKTTLLDSIRNTKVVQGEAGGITQHIGAYHVDVEHEGKTQQIVFLDTPGHEAFTAMRARGAKVTDIAVLVVAADDGVRPQTKEAISHARAAKVPIVVAINKIDKPDANPDRVKQELVDLELVPEDWGGDTVMVPVSALNGHNLDTLLEMIVLVSEMEELSANPDRSAKGTVIEAHLDRARGPVATLLVQNGTLRVGDIIVAGSVSGKIRAMIDDRGDKVEAATPSFAVEVLGLNEVPAAGDEFDVYKNEKEAKAIAESRAEALRDTRLQQALSSRRVTLSSLSAQAQQGELKELNLIIKADVQGSVEAILGSLKQLPQKEVQIRVLLSGAGEVTETDVDLAAASGAVVIGFNTTLAPNARQSAEQEGVDIREYNVIYKLLDEIEGAMEGLLDPEEIEESLGVAQVRAVFSVGKGAVAGCYVQSGKVLRNRFIRVLRNGQVIYNGNLDSLRRVKDDVKEVAAGFECGIAVNKFSDWQENDRIEAYEMVFKRRTLSQ